A genomic window from Pungitius pungitius chromosome 12, fPunPun2.1, whole genome shotgun sequence includes:
- the si:ch211-195b15.8 gene encoding dual specificity protein phosphatase 8 — protein sequence MVWSRDTEAERPPLSLILPRLYLGAERDVTQDRLSSLGISYVLSVSRCSPQPSFLPPSRYFRVPIDDSLWDDLLPWIPQALHFIDAAMSSGASVLVHCAAGISRSPALAVAYIMYTQGMDLDRAYRFVKERRPSISPNFNFLGQLQLFQATLGQKASGGDLLAQPPDDGPASVSGGADHAHVRSPRGDSETCYHTARATQHRHSGGNGERQVSRKLPALRLTLNPIPQQARAPGPREASAPAAKPAHPRLPAGPASLLEKRKRLSLLLPPVNLTPPASESSGQRAHSNSGCPRLQMAEDASREHGPPHSKCSPAEGKGQGLLSPFSITLNKLLGWGERVLLGGVCVQPALPYRC from the exons ATGGTGTGGTCCCGGGACACCGAGGCGGAGCGCCCCCCCCTGTCCCTCATCCTCCCGCGGCTCTACCTCGGAGCGGAGCGCGACGTGACGCAG gaccgGCTCTCCTCTCTGGGGATCTCCTATGTGCTGAGTGTGAGCCGCTGCAGCCCCCAGCCCTCCTTTCTGCCCCCCTCCAGATACTTCCGCGTCCCCATTGATGACTCCCTGTGGGACGACCTGCTGCCCTGGATCCCACAGGCTCTGCACTTCATCG ATGCAGCCATGTCCTCTGGGGCCTCCGTGTTGGTTCACTGTGCAGCAGGGATCTCTCGCTCCCCAGCTCTGGCTGTGGCCTACATCATGTACACACAGGGAATGGACCTGGACCGCGCCTACAG GTTTGTGAAGGAGCGCCGGCCCTCCATTTCCCCAAACTTCAACTTCCTGGGTCAGCTGCAGCTCTTCCAGGCCACCCTGGGCCAGAAGGCCTCTGGAGGCGACCTCCTGGCCCAGCCGCCGGATGACGGACCGGCATCCGTCAGCGGCGGCGCCGACCACGCGCACGTCAGGAGCCCTCGTGGCGACAGTGAGACGTGCTACCACACAGCACGCGCCACACAGCACAGACACTCGGGTGGAAACGGGGAGCGGCAGGTTTCAAGGAAGCTTCCGGCTCTTCGTCTGACTCTGAATCCAATCCCGCAGCAGGCACGGGCCCCAGGCCCCCGGGAGGCCAGCGCACCAGCAGCGAAGCCCGCCCACCCGCGGCTCCCCGCCGGCCCCGCTTCTCTCCTAGAGAAACGGAAAAGACTCTCCCTGCTTCTCCCCCCCGTGAACCTTACTCCCCCCGCCTCGGAGAGCAGCGGCCAGAGAGCACACAGTAACAGCGGCTGCCCCCGGCTGCAGATGGCAGAGGACGCCAGCAGGGAGCACGGCCCCCCCCACAGCAAGTGCAGCCCAGCAGAGGGGAAGGGGCAGGGCCTTCTGTCGCCTTTCAGCATCACCCTCAACAAGCTGCTGGGCTGGGGGGAGAGGGTACTGCTGGGAGGGGTGTGTGTCCAGCCTGCTCTGCCGTACAGgtgctga